A window of Corallococcus macrosporus DSM 14697 contains these coding sequences:
- a CDS encoding DUF4105 domain-containing protein has protein sequence MRAWGLLALVLALPAAAGDTLSARVQALARSGVVLRGAAAADASLVTEVEAGLASLPPAMRQPPGGPLELVLHPDAAPLGLGDGSPERPDWTEGRARFHLYRYTPSDERRATLRLSRLTDAEAERLWRRRAVVHAVVQRWDDAKGWSDTQDWRRLSGWLKPFERLLVWKEEVRLRYAGAFSRALGQRSASLDLVTFAEELFVPVESLRADALPVDDHVRCQEFSKARALAAQVAASGLGTLPPRGDCPAFDAWAELESLSHFEVLLVASTGRQPESLFGHLLLRPVWREGEVPRGPTFEKVVQLVALTGMESKGLGYVVKGMTGAYDTVFLTGTMGDLSHEALELEQRSIRRFRLRLERGEEARMLERVWELERRGYLGYYFFTDNCASALLFLLNGALEGGRQVRPPGALWVLPTATLDTLARVTVEGPGGEAFPLLEHIPDSFESTGDRAVRAHAAREEALDALAGHVGADELARLRDVHARLESPEPEARAEVYDDLPGVVAALMHSAKTASRDRVRAHLHAYVAHAVRLERAAVDRADGERLRIERERLLAVKVPVAGSAKAGTAERQRIFESEDALQRRLAVLDRATLLKDALASAERRPPTPEELRTLVWAERTEATFHRATDVQGELNDGVLAAVDPVAFLREDRRRKVEEETAWAQGALRESGAGRVMLALGMDFPEGAEARPLVGLRTAGMAEALGDARLHGFRSSSELRVLDGEVLLAPRWGLPKVVASDLTLLGYRTLLRELPQFRDSVWDSLGWGAEARVASSDARLLRYRASVNAEALMVLDEDARFSRFTTVGLGGLAAVHWNQDVLTPAAGPRLSLAHRMGLFGSGANAVRLEAAYAPTWRVGDTHLTHEAGAALQLEVWLGRAGPFGVLLTPRAQVRWEGWVAPSPHWEALSPTTWLAGSAERRLALGFEVR, from the coding sequence ATGCGCGCGTGGGGCCTGCTGGCGCTCGTCCTCGCGCTGCCAGCGGCGGCCGGGGACACCTTGTCCGCGCGCGTCCAGGCGCTCGCGCGGTCCGGCGTGGTGCTGCGGGGCGCCGCCGCGGCGGACGCGTCCCTCGTCACGGAGGTGGAGGCGGGGCTGGCGTCCCTGCCTCCGGCGATGCGTCAGCCGCCCGGTGGTCCCTTGGAGCTGGTGCTGCACCCGGACGCGGCGCCCCTGGGCCTGGGGGATGGCTCGCCCGAGCGGCCTGACTGGACGGAGGGCCGCGCGCGCTTCCATCTCTACCGATACACCCCGTCGGACGAGCGCCGGGCCACGCTGCGCCTGTCCCGGCTGACGGACGCGGAGGCGGAGCGGCTGTGGCGCCGCCGCGCGGTGGTGCACGCGGTGGTGCAGCGCTGGGACGACGCGAAGGGCTGGAGCGACACGCAGGACTGGCGCCGGCTGTCGGGCTGGCTCAAGCCCTTCGAGCGCCTGCTGGTGTGGAAGGAGGAGGTCCGCCTCCGCTACGCCGGCGCCTTCAGCCGCGCCCTGGGCCAGCGCAGTGCTTCATTGGACCTGGTGACCTTCGCGGAGGAGCTGTTCGTCCCCGTGGAGTCCCTGCGCGCGGACGCGCTGCCGGTGGATGACCACGTCCGCTGCCAGGAGTTCTCCAAGGCCCGCGCGCTGGCGGCGCAGGTGGCGGCGTCGGGCCTGGGCACGCTGCCGCCGCGCGGGGACTGTCCCGCCTTCGACGCGTGGGCGGAGCTGGAGTCCCTGTCACACTTCGAGGTGTTGCTGGTGGCCTCCACCGGCCGTCAGCCGGAGTCCCTCTTCGGCCACCTGCTGCTGCGCCCGGTGTGGCGCGAAGGCGAGGTGCCGCGAGGCCCCACCTTCGAGAAGGTGGTGCAGTTGGTGGCGCTGACGGGCATGGAGTCCAAGGGCCTGGGCTACGTCGTGAAGGGCATGACGGGGGCCTATGACACCGTGTTCCTCACGGGGACGATGGGCGACCTGTCCCACGAGGCGCTGGAGCTGGAGCAGCGCTCCATCCGCCGCTTCCGCCTGCGCCTGGAGCGCGGCGAGGAGGCGCGGATGCTGGAGCGGGTGTGGGAGCTGGAGCGCCGTGGGTACCTGGGCTACTACTTCTTCACGGACAACTGCGCGAGCGCGCTCCTCTTCCTGCTCAATGGCGCGCTGGAGGGCGGGCGGCAGGTGCGTCCGCCCGGCGCGCTCTGGGTGCTGCCCACCGCCACGCTGGACACACTGGCCAGGGTGACGGTGGAGGGGCCGGGCGGCGAGGCGTTCCCGCTCCTGGAGCACATCCCGGACTCCTTCGAGTCCACGGGGGACCGCGCGGTGCGCGCGCACGCGGCGCGGGAGGAGGCGCTGGACGCGCTGGCCGGACATGTCGGCGCCGACGAGCTCGCGCGTCTGCGGGACGTGCATGCGCGGCTGGAGTCGCCGGAGCCGGAGGCCCGCGCGGAGGTGTATGACGACCTGCCCGGCGTGGTGGCCGCGCTGATGCACTCGGCGAAGACGGCGTCCCGCGACCGGGTCCGCGCGCACCTGCACGCCTACGTGGCGCACGCGGTGCGGCTGGAGCGCGCCGCGGTGGACCGGGCCGACGGCGAGCGCCTGCGAATCGAGCGCGAGCGGTTGCTCGCGGTGAAGGTGCCGGTGGCGGGCTCCGCGAAGGCGGGCACGGCCGAGCGCCAGCGCATCTTCGAGTCCGAGGACGCGCTCCAGCGGCGGCTCGCGGTGCTGGACCGCGCCACCCTGCTGAAGGACGCGCTGGCCTCCGCGGAGCGCCGTCCGCCCACGCCCGAGGAGCTGCGGACGCTGGTGTGGGCCGAGCGCACCGAGGCCACCTTCCACCGGGCCACCGACGTGCAGGGCGAGCTCAACGACGGCGTGCTGGCGGCCGTGGACCCGGTGGCCTTCCTGCGCGAGGACCGGCGCCGCAAGGTGGAGGAGGAGACGGCCTGGGCCCAGGGGGCCCTGCGAGAGTCTGGCGCGGGGCGCGTCATGCTGGCCCTGGGGATGGACTTCCCCGAAGGCGCGGAGGCCCGGCCCCTGGTGGGGCTGCGCACGGCGGGCATGGCCGAGGCCCTGGGCGACGCGCGGCTCCATGGCTTCCGGTCGAGCAGTGAGCTGCGGGTGCTCGACGGCGAGGTGCTGCTCGCCCCGCGCTGGGGGCTGCCCAAGGTGGTGGCCTCGGACCTGACGCTGTTGGGCTACCGCACGCTGCTGCGCGAGCTGCCGCAGTTCCGGGACTCGGTCTGGGACTCGCTCGGCTGGGGCGCCGAGGCCCGCGTGGCGTCGAGCGACGCGCGCCTGCTGCGCTATCGCGCGTCGGTGAATGCGGAGGCGTTGATGGTGCTGGACGAGGACGCGCGCTTCTCGCGCTTCACCACGGTGGGGCTGGGCGGCCTGGCCGCGGTGCATTGGAACCAGGACGTCCTGACGCCCGCCGCGGGGCCGCGCCTGTCGCTGGCGCACCGGATGGGGCTGTTCGGCTCGGGCGCCAACGCGGTGCGGCTGGAGGCGGCCTACGCGCCCACCTGGCGCGTGGGCGACACGCACCTCACCCACGAGGCGGGCGCGGCGCTCCAGCTCGAGGTGTGGCTGGGGCGCGCGGGGCCCTTCGGTGTGCTGCTCACGCCCCGCGCGCAGGTCCGGTGGGAGGGGTGGGTGGCGCCCTCGCCCCACTGGGAAGCCCTGTCGCCCACTACCTGGCTGGCCGGCTCGGCGGAGCGGCGTCTGGCGCTCGGGTTCGAGGTGCGCTGA
- a CDS encoding LuxR C-terminal-related transcriptional regulator, which translates to MIRLNSEEQGLLADLEAMLVEAEPGTESLPPVLGALREALRAERAVAYGVDVGPERYHASYSYCAGFPFPAATVHAAIEGQVSAWGDPWGWFNPARPEPAQRNRALHFRSLVETEAAQQLPLHDLSASEVGRRLGMSEDSLESTRERISARAGAMFRQLGVENMQWLRTLVCEGPVLLGWVGLARAEPFTEREQRLLQALTPALQRRLTMETRLRESGLMSTALQVAMEALGRAAWIVSSSGRVVHANNAGKARLERHDPELMEALRRGAQGIPCSGPLTMTPLVTTGLPPHYLAIDTGTASSAAARVQALSARWSLTARESEVLTHIIQGETNKSIAGRLGCAERTVEVHVTHLLSKAQVESRSALIARFFQSS; encoded by the coding sequence GTGATTCGTTTGAATTCCGAGGAGCAAGGCCTGCTGGCGGACCTTGAGGCAATGCTCGTGGAGGCCGAGCCTGGGACAGAATCCCTGCCCCCGGTGCTTGGCGCTCTCCGAGAGGCATTGCGGGCCGAGCGCGCCGTGGCCTACGGCGTGGACGTGGGCCCGGAGCGCTACCACGCGAGCTACTCCTACTGTGCGGGCTTCCCGTTCCCCGCCGCGACGGTGCATGCGGCCATCGAGGGCCAGGTGTCCGCCTGGGGTGACCCTTGGGGTTGGTTCAATCCCGCCCGGCCGGAGCCCGCCCAGCGCAACCGCGCGCTGCACTTCCGCTCACTGGTGGAGACGGAAGCGGCCCAGCAGTTGCCGCTGCATGACTTGTCGGCCAGCGAGGTGGGGCGCCGGCTGGGCATGAGCGAGGACTCGCTGGAGAGCACCCGGGAGCGCATCAGCGCCCGCGCCGGCGCGATGTTCCGGCAGCTCGGCGTGGAGAACATGCAGTGGCTTCGCACGCTCGTCTGTGAGGGGCCGGTGCTGCTCGGCTGGGTGGGCCTGGCCCGCGCGGAGCCCTTCACCGAGCGCGAGCAGCGCCTGCTGCAAGCCTTGACGCCCGCGCTCCAGCGGCGGCTGACCATGGAGACGCGGCTGCGTGAATCGGGCCTGATGTCCACCGCGCTGCAGGTCGCCATGGAGGCGCTGGGTCGCGCCGCCTGGATTGTCAGCTCCAGTGGCCGCGTGGTGCACGCCAACAACGCCGGCAAGGCGCGGCTGGAGCGGCATGACCCGGAGCTGATGGAGGCCCTGCGCCGCGGCGCCCAGGGCATCCCCTGCTCGGGTCCGCTGACCATGACGCCGCTGGTCACCACGGGCCTGCCCCCGCACTACCTGGCCATCGACACCGGCACCGCGTCCAGCGCCGCCGCGCGCGTGCAGGCCCTGTCGGCGCGCTGGTCGCTCACCGCGCGCGAGTCCGAGGTGCTGACGCACATCATCCAGGGCGAGACGAACAAGTCCATCGCGGGCCGGCTGGGCTGCGCCGAGCGCACGGTGGAGGTCCACGTCACGCACCTGCTGAGCAAGGCGCAGGTGGAGAGCCGCTCGGCGCTCATCGCCCGGTTCTTCCAGAGCTCGTGA
- a CDS encoding metallophosphoesterase, whose translation MSEAARIIQAALARAAEAAAGPPGSVPAQDGVWRRRLVIGDPQADLAQVLAILAHHGLLAADGLLHSDVQLISVGDHFDWGKPPERESAAASGLALVAWLAAHPANQAVMLLGNHDLGRAGELAGFTDARFAEAQAEADRIYPGGDADDAAEQAYLARWPQVPSAELVARDFGNFREVQRAWVEHLLRVRRFRVAHAAASDVLVLHAGVTREDLDVTRLPDAHRADAWRVAAALNAALDAAVAAWTRGPLRIPGLHHPGNAAQGEGTGVFYQRPSLLPEDAERVRGTPRRRFDPRRLPPGLTQVVGHTRDKRSRAMLGLSPTGARDGVLRHLVTDGTRVDYAHGAPPPPTPGAAVLVFTDGAMRECPAPDYELLDLDTRAAAIAPRPEGR comes from the coding sequence GTGAGCGAGGCCGCGCGCATCATCCAGGCCGCGCTCGCGCGCGCGGCCGAGGCCGCGGCGGGGCCACCGGGCTCCGTCCCGGCGCAGGACGGTGTCTGGCGGCGGCGCCTCGTCATCGGGGACCCGCAGGCCGACCTGGCCCAGGTCCTGGCCATCCTGGCGCACCACGGACTGCTGGCCGCCGACGGCCTGCTTCACTCCGACGTGCAGCTCATCTCCGTGGGAGACCACTTCGACTGGGGCAAGCCTCCCGAGCGGGAGTCCGCCGCCGCCAGCGGGCTGGCGCTGGTGGCGTGGCTGGCCGCCCACCCGGCGAACCAGGCGGTGATGCTGCTGGGCAACCATGACCTGGGACGCGCGGGGGAGCTGGCCGGCTTCACGGACGCGCGCTTCGCCGAGGCCCAGGCCGAAGCGGACCGCATCTATCCGGGCGGGGACGCGGACGACGCCGCGGAGCAGGCCTACCTCGCGCGCTGGCCGCAGGTGCCCTCCGCGGAGCTGGTGGCGCGTGACTTCGGCAACTTCCGCGAGGTGCAGCGTGCCTGGGTGGAGCACCTGCTGCGGGTGCGGCGCTTCCGCGTGGCCCACGCCGCCGCCTCCGACGTGCTGGTGCTGCACGCGGGCGTCACGCGGGAGGACCTGGACGTGACGCGGCTGCCTGACGCCCACCGCGCGGACGCGTGGCGGGTGGCGGCGGCGTTGAACGCGGCCCTGGACGCAGCGGTGGCGGCGTGGACGCGGGGCCCGCTGCGCATCCCTGGCTTGCACCACCCGGGCAACGCGGCCCAGGGCGAGGGCACGGGCGTCTTCTACCAGCGCCCCAGCCTGCTCCCCGAGGACGCGGAGCGGGTGCGCGGCACGCCCCGGCGCCGCTTCGACCCGAGGCGACTGCCGCCGGGCCTGACGCAGGTGGTGGGCCACACGCGCGACAAGCGAAGCCGCGCCATGCTGGGGCTGTCTCCCACCGGCGCCCGTGACGGCGTGCTGCGGCACCTCGTCACGGACGGGACGCGCGTGGACTACGCCCACGGCGCGCCGCCTCCACCAACCCCCGGCGCCGCGGTGCTGGTGTTCACCGACGGGGCCATGCGCGAGTGCCCGGCCCCGGACTACGAGCTCCTCGACCTGGACACCCGCGCGGCGGCTATTGCGCCGAGGCCTGAAGGCCGCTGA
- a CDS encoding thioredoxin family protein produces the protein MRLLAACLLLSSGPVACTAANTNVPAADASHAKTPLPFIQDDYARALAEARAKGVPLFVDVWAPWCHTCRSMKAYVLSDAALARHADRFVWLEVNTDLTSNAAFQEQYPVEFWPTLYVIDPRQEKALLRFAGSATVAQLEKLFEDGERAYKGGITGAEALLARGDALYAEGRSAEAAETLAEALAEAPADWSRRGRAVESLLTAMYGAKQHEACARKALEELPRTPRSLSWANGALLGMYCVLSLPEDHAAGAALREGLEARVAEALAPPAIEMSADDRSGLYEVRVQAREVAKDAAAVKALSEEWLAFLEAEAAKAPNPQARTVFDSHRMLAAMKLQTPARAIPAIEQSEKDLPQDYNPPARLSTLYRLVGRLDDALAASDRALARVQGARRLSVLSGRADILVAREDTAGAVKTLEEAITFAKSLPASQVSPRMVAGLEKKLSGLQASAQ, from the coding sequence CTGCGCCTTCTCGCCGCCTGCCTGCTCCTGTCATCGGGGCCCGTCGCCTGCACCGCCGCGAACACGAACGTCCCCGCGGCCGACGCGTCCCACGCCAAGACGCCGCTGCCCTTCATCCAGGATGACTACGCCCGCGCGCTCGCCGAGGCGCGGGCGAAGGGCGTCCCCCTCTTCGTCGACGTCTGGGCGCCCTGGTGTCACACCTGCCGGTCGATGAAGGCCTACGTCCTGTCCGACGCGGCGCTGGCCCGGCACGCGGACCGCTTCGTCTGGCTGGAGGTGAACACCGACCTGACGTCCAACGCGGCGTTCCAGGAGCAGTACCCGGTGGAGTTCTGGCCCACGCTGTACGTCATCGACCCGCGCCAGGAGAAGGCCCTGCTGCGCTTCGCCGGCAGCGCCACCGTGGCGCAGTTGGAGAAGCTCTTCGAGGACGGGGAGCGCGCCTACAAGGGCGGCATCACCGGCGCCGAGGCCCTGCTGGCCCGCGGGGACGCGCTCTACGCGGAGGGCCGCTCCGCCGAGGCCGCGGAGACGCTCGCGGAGGCCCTGGCCGAGGCGCCCGCGGACTGGTCCCGCCGGGGCCGCGCGGTGGAGTCGCTGCTGACGGCGATGTACGGCGCGAAGCAGCACGAGGCGTGCGCGCGCAAGGCGCTGGAGGAGCTCCCCAGGACGCCCCGCTCGCTGTCCTGGGCCAACGGCGCCCTGCTGGGCATGTACTGCGTGCTGTCGCTGCCGGAGGACCACGCGGCGGGCGCGGCGCTGCGCGAAGGGCTGGAGGCCAGGGTGGCCGAGGCCCTGGCGCCCCCGGCCATCGAGATGAGCGCGGATGACCGCTCCGGCCTGTACGAGGTGCGGGTGCAGGCGCGCGAGGTGGCGAAGGACGCGGCGGCCGTGAAGGCCCTGTCGGAGGAGTGGCTGGCGTTCCTGGAGGCGGAGGCCGCGAAGGCGCCCAACCCCCAGGCGCGGACGGTGTTCGACTCGCACCGCATGCTGGCGGCCATGAAGCTGCAGACGCCCGCCCGGGCGATTCCCGCCATCGAGCAGAGCGAGAAGGACCTGCCCCAGGACTACAACCCGCCCGCGCGGCTCTCGACGTTGTACCGGCTCGTCGGCCGGCTGGATGACGCGCTCGCCGCCAGTGACCGGGCGCTGGCGCGTGTCCAGGGCGCGCGGCGGCTGTCGGTGCTGTCGGGCCGCGCGGACATCCTCGTCGCGCGCGAGGACACGGCGGGCGCGGTGAAGACGCTGGAGGAGGCCATCACTTTCGCGAAGTCGCTGCCCGCCTCGCAGGTGTCGCCGCGCATGGTGGCCGGGCTGGAGAAGAAGCTCAGCGGCCTTCAGGCCTCGGCGCAATAG
- a CDS encoding GTPase domain-containing protein, translated as MRDPYTLRTCLASALDALPAPERFPDASDAELARRLAERLRRDLLPRLGSADAPLLLVAIAGPNNVGKSTLFNALVGASLSPARPEGGLTKQCLAAAHEETWTGPLKDFLTRRYDIVPVASGDVAPVDQSGPPGRLYLALSDAVPRGLLVMDTPDFDSVYRDNRERAEALLVTVDVLVFVVSRQTYQNAALVDFLRAAVGHGRPYLLVYNEATREEVARGHLDKLAEDVGHPALARYLAPHQPDVEAGLKPLATEPLDGKPALAALLGQAEHARELKARALEASLADARAEMEAVSRAATMAAQEPDRLRKRLRHELDVVGAHAALKAVPADVLIDAFRDELDARSQFHKWVRLPFRGLATALTFVSRKVRQSFTAPEAPGTDTPSHAVDETLKDGVRRLVDAFAPEVAAWRADAQTRTKLEEAFGPVTLTKLEEPLGFEPLHAHAADRATLYAYCRELVAAELQGGMREEILQALTTLVYSVPSGAAAAVTVATGGLGHDAVVWAGTLLSTPLMERFVDLLGAQVRARVTRKWADAHGATLSKALEARYFSDVLKQLDGLASDWGHTAARLDEARAGLS; from the coding sequence ATGAGAGACCCGTACACCCTGCGCACCTGCCTCGCGTCCGCCCTGGACGCCCTGCCCGCTCCCGAGCGCTTCCCGGACGCCTCGGACGCCGAGCTCGCGCGCCGTCTGGCCGAGCGCCTGCGCCGCGACCTGCTGCCTCGCCTGGGCTCCGCCGACGCGCCCCTGCTGCTGGTGGCCATCGCCGGCCCCAACAACGTGGGCAAGTCCACGCTCTTCAACGCGCTGGTGGGCGCGTCGCTGTCTCCCGCGAGGCCGGAGGGCGGGCTCACCAAGCAGTGTCTGGCGGCGGCCCATGAGGAGACGTGGACCGGGCCCCTGAAGGACTTCCTGACGCGGCGCTATGACATCGTGCCGGTGGCCTCCGGTGACGTGGCGCCGGTGGACCAGTCCGGGCCTCCCGGCCGGCTGTACCTGGCCCTGTCGGACGCGGTGCCCCGCGGGTTGCTCGTCATGGACACGCCGGACTTCGACAGCGTGTACCGGGACAACCGCGAGCGCGCGGAGGCGCTGCTCGTCACCGTGGACGTGCTGGTGTTCGTGGTGAGCCGGCAGACGTACCAGAACGCGGCGCTGGTGGACTTCCTGCGCGCGGCCGTGGGGCATGGGCGGCCGTACCTGCTCGTCTACAACGAGGCCACGCGGGAGGAGGTGGCCCGGGGCCACCTGGACAAGCTCGCCGAGGACGTGGGCCACCCCGCACTGGCGCGCTACCTGGCGCCGCACCAGCCCGACGTGGAGGCGGGGCTCAAGCCGCTGGCCACGGAGCCGCTGGACGGGAAGCCCGCGCTGGCCGCGCTGCTGGGGCAGGCCGAGCACGCGCGCGAGCTGAAGGCCCGGGCGCTGGAGGCGTCGCTCGCGGACGCGCGCGCGGAGATGGAGGCCGTGTCGCGCGCGGCCACGATGGCGGCCCAGGAGCCCGACCGGCTCCGCAAGCGCCTGCGGCACGAGCTGGACGTGGTGGGCGCGCACGCGGCCTTGAAGGCCGTGCCCGCCGACGTGCTGATTGACGCCTTCCGTGACGAGCTGGATGCGCGCAGCCAGTTCCACAAGTGGGTGCGCCTGCCCTTCCGGGGCCTGGCCACCGCGCTCACCTTCGTCTCGCGCAAGGTGCGCCAGTCCTTCACCGCGCCCGAGGCTCCGGGCACGGACACGCCGAGCCACGCGGTGGACGAGACGCTTAAGGACGGGGTGCGGCGGCTGGTGGATGCCTTCGCGCCGGAGGTGGCGGCGTGGCGCGCGGACGCGCAGACGCGGACGAAGCTGGAGGAGGCGTTCGGCCCGGTGACGCTGACGAAGCTGGAGGAGCCGCTGGGCTTCGAGCCCCTTCACGCGCACGCGGCGGACCGGGCCACGCTGTATGCGTACTGCCGGGAGCTGGTCGCCGCGGAGCTCCAGGGCGGCATGCGGGAGGAGATTCTCCAGGCGCTGACGACACTGGTGTACTCGGTGCCTTCGGGCGCCGCGGCGGCGGTGACGGTGGCCACGGGCGGCCTGGGCCACGACGCGGTCGTGTGGGCGGGCACCCTGCTGTCCACGCCCCTGATGGAGCGCTTCGTGGACCTGCTGGGGGCCCAGGTGCGGGCTCGCGTCACCAGGAAGTGGGCGGATGCCCACGGCGCCACCCTGTCCAAGGCCCTGGAGGCCCGGTACTTCTCCGACGTGCTGAAGCAGCTCGATGGGCTGGCGAGCGATTGGGGCCACACGGCGGCCCGCTTGGACGAGGCCCGGGCGGGCCTGTCCTGA
- the traA gene encoding outer membrane exchange protein TraA: MSRIARTALTVLAVCLAASTAWGQKLPDVVIQGPPIADPLTGDGQGLCVASNVWTRPLNEFPQSRGTYIDIINGYLEEPANRQSRVTTVLQTPFDLSNNLNDGRTLSYGDFVNQVVEPGCSAGGCTFNVIQNNNGRTTAFTSRFRGYINITADLVGRPIHFGLYADDGVSFVIYDRSQAYQVINRPPLIGFATWRTTNNVTFPQPGLYAVEILYAQIGEHAALELSMRTSPFDDFERPANEPEVVNLFDEGFQLLRPAQFFQTENGLLSVPDQPDRCEQCNRGNANAPGNGGCAPSFRCNAAALCAPCNSSFFCGDSCSPCGESTPHCANLNGRTQCVQCVEDGQCPNGRCDLETNTCTGCNEDTDCPTGACDLETNTCVECNDDSQCSNGEVCATDLHECRECTQDSHCPQGESCSNNTCSPCGTNDSCAGNSCNCCPNGTQCAALTPGAQPTCVECTTSSQCAEGQQCDTTNGRCVDSVPSCNTADSCGPGCVKCPGERPYCLDGEVCVQCRNDLECGDGEFCLSGECASCTTDKHCGPRCGACGGDTPFCLSNGTVQGSTCVGCVDDSDCGSGVCDPTTRTCENSGACAVTCEPGTVCNGTACVECFADAHCPCGGTCDVATNSCTTSCTDSGDCLGVEHCSAKTLECERGRRKPGTEPQGGAFCCGTTAEATPAGSAGFLALLTVGFVLLRTRRTAR; encoded by the coding sequence GTGTCCCGCATCGCGCGTACCGCGCTCACTGTCCTGGCGGTGTGCCTCGCGGCCTCGACCGCCTGGGGCCAGAAGCTGCCCGATGTCGTCATCCAAGGCCCTCCTATCGCTGATCCCCTCACCGGTGATGGGCAGGGCCTGTGCGTGGCGTCCAATGTATGGACGCGCCCCTTGAATGAATTCCCGCAGTCACGCGGGACATACATCGACATCATCAACGGGTACCTTGAGGAACCGGCCAACAGGCAGAGCCGTGTCACCACGGTGCTTCAGACTCCGTTCGACCTTTCGAACAACCTTAACGACGGTCGCACACTGAGCTACGGCGACTTCGTCAACCAGGTCGTGGAACCGGGCTGCTCCGCAGGTGGCTGCACCTTCAACGTCATCCAAAATAACAACGGACGCACCACCGCCTTCACGTCCCGGTTCCGAGGATACATCAACATTACCGCGGACTTGGTGGGGCGGCCCATTCACTTTGGCCTCTATGCGGATGACGGAGTCAGCTTCGTCATCTACGACCGCAGCCAAGCATATCAGGTCATCAACCGACCTCCGCTGATTGGCTTCGCGACATGGCGTACAACGAACAACGTCACATTCCCCCAGCCGGGCCTCTACGCAGTGGAAATCCTCTACGCCCAAATCGGAGAGCATGCCGCGCTGGAGCTGTCTATGCGGACAAGCCCCTTCGACGACTTCGAACGCCCAGCGAACGAGCCTGAAGTCGTCAATCTTTTCGACGAGGGCTTCCAACTCCTCCGCCCCGCACAGTTCTTCCAGACGGAGAACGGCCTCCTCTCAGTCCCAGACCAGCCCGACCGCTGCGAGCAGTGCAACCGCGGCAACGCGAACGCTCCCGGTAATGGAGGCTGTGCTCCTTCCTTCCGCTGCAACGCGGCGGCGCTCTGCGCCCCCTGCAACTCCTCGTTCTTCTGCGGCGACTCCTGCTCCCCGTGCGGCGAGTCCACGCCTCACTGCGCGAACCTCAACGGCCGCACCCAGTGCGTTCAGTGTGTCGAAGATGGCCAGTGCCCCAATGGCCGCTGCGACCTCGAGACCAACACGTGCACCGGTTGCAACGAGGACACCGACTGCCCCACCGGCGCTTGCGACCTCGAGACGAACACCTGCGTCGAGTGCAACGACGACAGCCAGTGCAGCAACGGCGAGGTCTGCGCCACCGACCTCCACGAGTGCCGCGAGTGCACGCAGGACTCCCACTGCCCACAGGGCGAGTCCTGCTCCAACAACACGTGCTCGCCGTGCGGCACCAACGATTCGTGCGCGGGCAACTCCTGCAACTGCTGTCCCAACGGCACGCAGTGCGCGGCGCTGACGCCCGGCGCCCAGCCAACGTGCGTGGAGTGCACCACCAGCAGCCAGTGCGCCGAAGGCCAGCAGTGCGACACCACCAACGGCCGCTGCGTGGACAGCGTGCCCTCCTGCAACACGGCCGACAGCTGCGGCCCCGGCTGCGTGAAGTGCCCCGGCGAGCGCCCCTACTGCCTCGACGGCGAGGTCTGCGTCCAGTGCCGCAACGACCTGGAATGTGGTGACGGCGAGTTCTGCCTCAGCGGCGAGTGCGCCTCGTGCACCACGGACAAGCACTGCGGCCCTCGCTGTGGCGCCTGCGGCGGCGACACCCCATTCTGCCTCTCCAACGGCACCGTGCAGGGCAGCACCTGTGTCGGCTGTGTCGACGACTCAGACTGCGGCAGCGGCGTGTGCGACCCCACCACGCGCACCTGTGAGAACAGCGGCGCCTGCGCGGTGACGTGCGAGCCGGGCACCGTCTGCAACGGCACCGCCTGCGTCGAATGCTTCGCCGATGCCCACTGCCCCTGCGGTGGCACCTGCGACGTCGCGACGAACTCCTGCACCACGTCCTGCACCGACAGCGGAGACTGCCTGGGCGTGGAGCACTGCTCCGCGAAAACACTGGAGTGCGAGCGCGGACGCCGCAAGCCGGGCACGGAGCCCCAGGGCGGCGCCTTCTGCTGCGGCACCACCGCCGAAGCCACGCCCGCCGGAAGCGCTGGCTTCCTGGCCCTCCTCACCGTGGGCTTCGTGCTCCTCCGCACCCGGCGCACCGCCCGATGA